In the Uranotaenia lowii strain MFRU-FL chromosome 1, ASM2978415v1, whole genome shotgun sequence genome, ACGAAGGTCCCACCCGAAACAAAAAGCAGGTTGATCATTGGGCTAAGCGCATGGGTCATAAAAATATCAACACCAAGACTAGTCGTGGTATCAACATGTCTACGGTGGGCGTCGATATCGGTGATTGGGTTTGTGAGAAAAAGATTCGTGGTCATTCATCGCATGGACCGGTAGTGTTTCGAACGTGGGATTTCGGTGGGCAGAAAGAGTACTACGCAACGCACCAGTATTTCCTATCGAAGAGAAGTTTGTATTTGGTTTTGTGGCGGATAATCGATGGTAGGAAGGGATTAGCTGAAGTTTTACAGTGGCTTGGTAACATCCAAGCTAGGGCACCCAACTCACCGGTGATCATCGTTGGAACACATTACGATGCCGTCGGAGAAACTCTGCCAGCGAAGAAGGCTGAAGAGCTGCAGCAAATCATAAGAGACCGCTTTATAGCTGTTTCAGATGCGGAAAAAATCGGACTACCAAGAGTTCTGGACTCAATAGAAGTCAGCTGCAAAACCGGTCACAATATCAAGCTTCTAGCGAATTTAGTTTATGACACGGCATTTTCCTTGAGGCCACCAGGTTGTAAAGAACCACTACTTTACCAAAGAGTTCCTGCCAGTTATCTCGCGCTGGAAGACGTCGTTAGCACGATTGCTTCCTCATTGAGACAGTTCGGAGCAGATCCGGTGCTGGATGCGGAGCGCTATCGACAGATGGTGACCCAGGAAATGCACTTGCGAGGGTTCAAAGGGTTCCGCGATTGGTCCGAACTGAACCAAGCTACAATGTTCCTACACGACAACGGGGTGCTGCTGCACTATGATGATGCTACACTTCGGGATCTTTATTTCCTAGATCCGCAGTGGCTCTGCGATATGTTGGCCCATGTGGTTACTGTTCGAGAGATCAATCCGTTTGCAAGGACAGGAGTTATGAAGATCGACGACCTACAGCATGTCTTCAAGAGTTCTTGCCTGGGTACTAACGACAACAGAAGGTAACAATACAATTGAAGCTTTGCAAAGGCTATTTAATCCTAACTGATAatctccatttttttctttttccagttaCATTGTAAGTCTGTTGAATAAATTTGAGGTAGCCCTTTCGTGGGACGCTCGTACCCTACTGATACCATCTTTGCTTCCTTTGGAGGAAGATTGCACCGCAGAACGAGCTGTGACGGTCAAGGTAAATATTTTCTCTCTCTCGTTCTGATCAAGGTAATAATAAATTGGTAATTTTCAGATCGCCACACGATCTAAGGGTTGGGTCATGCGATCTCGTCACAACCCCATCAACACAAGCTTTCCTTTGTACGAGCCGGCCTCTTCCGAACCACAAACTCCAGTGCTAAACAATGCCTGTGACATACAAACTCTGCCCCGCCAGGAACAGTCCATATCCCGTCTGCTGCTAATGTCTTACTTCCCCTCGGGCTTTTGGTCTCGACTGATAACTCGAGTTCTTGCCGACGATCAGGTTGTGGAAGCAATTCGTAGCCTGTATCCGCTACCGAAAGAGTTTGCATCCGATCCAGATATCAATCAGTTACTAAACCTGTCGTCTCACTGGGCCGTTTGGCAAACGGGACTTGCGCTGTACTACGGCTCAACGTTGGTGTTCAAAATGAGGGAGATCTCGGTAACTTGCCCCACTTGTCCGTATCGTAATCCCATGAATCGGTTCAAGTTAAAACAAGACGGGGTGTGGTGTGACATCGATCTCACGTCGACCTCGATCCTGGAAATTTTCTTCCCGTTCAACGCGCTAAAGGTGAGGAAATTGGACGAAATGGGTGCGGAGTTGAGTTCGTTCGAAATCGAAGCCAGTGTTCAGTGTGTTACGCAGCTGTTGGCCCTTAGCGTTGACCACATCGATTTACTGCTGGAAGATTGGTACCCAACTTTGGGAACCAGATTCGTGCATACTTCGGAGGGCCGTTTTCTGGTGACCCGATTAGTGCCGTGTCCTAAATGTCTACGCGATTGCGAAGAGAGGCACGTTCCGAATTTCCCATCACAGGTGAAACCAAACAATGCAGGAATGCAAGGAGGTCAACGACCAACTCTCCACAAACGGCTAAGCGTCGATAGGAGATCGGAGTTTGGAGAACCTAGTGGACTTAACGAACTCCCTGGGATTCTGAATGATCTAGTTCAGACAAGGAAATCCCAGGACTCCGTCGGTTGGTCCGACTGTGATTCGGGAGTCGGTCAAGAGTCGGCCGATAGTTCCCGGGCAACTTCTATCGAGGGACATCCCCTGGTTAATGCGGGGGATATGCCCGGACCACCGAGTTATTCGTGGATGGTTGAAGAGTGCATTTTGGCGGCTTACGATAAGAAATCCGTAGACTGTCCTATTCATGGGGAAATCGAACTCAGCAGAATTACTCCGGATGTGGTAAGTTGGAaacttaacgattttttttttttgcgaatgtACTAATCACTACTCCGCTTTGTAGAACTTCATGGATCTATCCGAGAGTTACCTGATCCGTTCGGAGAACATCACCCGGGGACCGCTGCTGGGACGAGGTGCGTTCGGCTTTGTGTTCAAAGCGACCTGCAAAACTCGCGGTTCCAGAGCGGTGATTCCGGTGGCGATGAAGATGCTGCAGCCGGTAGCGCCGGGTCCGAGGGCACGCCAAAGTGCCATCATAGCGTACAAAGCGGCTTTGGGCAAGTGGGAACGGGATCCGCTGCAACATTCGTGCAAGGCTTACTGTACCGCACGGCAGGAATTGGCAGTGTTGCTGACCCTAAGACATCCGAATATTGTGCCGCTGATTGGTGTTTGTACGCAACCTCTGGCCTTGGTGCTGGATTTGGCTCCAAAGGGAGCGTTGGATGCAGTTTTGCGGCACTTTAGGCGTAGTGGTGCACGGATTGGTTCCTATTGTTTCCAGTCACTGGTGCTGCAGGCTGCTAAGGCGATGGAGTATCTCCACCGGCGGAGAGTCATCTATCGGGACCTGAAGGCGGAGAACATTTTGGTTTGGGAGTTCCCGGAACCGCATGCGTAAGTGACTACCTCCACGTAATAACATTTTTAGGACTGACGACTTTCCTCAAACCTGACGATCTTCCGCAAACCTGACCTTTTTCCCAAGCTTCAAAGACCTTTCTCAGGTTCAAAGATCTTCCCCAGACCCAAAGACCTTCTTCAGACCTAAATATTCTACTTAGACCTCAAGACATTCATCAGGTCCAAAGACCTTATTCATCAGGCCCAAAAATCTAATTCAGGCCCAAAGACCATCTAACAGACTTTACTCAGGCCCAAAGGCCATACTCAGATCTTAAGACCTTCCTTATGTCCAAAAACCTTCCTCAGGTACAAAGATTCTTGTCAGGCCCAAGGACAATACTCAGGCCCAAAAAACTTACTCGAGTCCAAAGCCCTTTCTCAGGCCAAAAGACCTTCCTCAGCCCCAAAGCCCTTTTTCAGGCCAAAAGACCTACCTAAGTCCCAATGGCCTTCTCAGgcccaaaaattttctaaagccCAAAAACCTTCAGGTCCAAAGACTTTTCTTAAGCCCAAAGATGTTTCTCAGAACCAAAGGCCTTCCTCAGGCTCCAAGACCTTCCTCAAGACCAATCACCCTCCTTAAGGCCCAAAGAGCTTCCTCAGACCCGAATACGTTTCTCAGGCTCGAAGACCTTGTTAAGGCCCGAAGACCTGTCTCAGGCCAAAAGTCATCCCTCAGGCCCGAACATCTTCCACAAGACCTTCTTTAGGTCCAAAGACTTTCCTTAGATCCGAGTACCTCACTCAGATCCGAATACCTTACTCAGGCCCAAAGACTTTACTCAGACCCAAAGATCTTACTCAGGTTCAAAGACCTATCTAAGGCTCAACAAAATTGCTCAGGGCCGATAACCTTTTTCAGGACCAAAGAcctttatttgttatttattagtCTATAAACTCTATAACCAAATTcctaaatctaaatctttttttttctctcaacagCGACGACCACCCAACGAATGCGGTTCACATCAAGGTGGCCGATTACGGCATCAGCCGCATAACGCTGCCGTCCGGTTCCAAAGGCTTCGGGGGTACCGAAGGTTTTATGGCGCCGGAAATTATGCGGCACAACGGGGAAGAAGAGTACACCGAGAAGGTCGATTGTTTCTCATTTGGGATGTTCCTGTACGAGTTGATTGCTCTGCGGCAACCCTTCGAAGGTCACGAAGCGGTGAAGGAATGTATTTTGGAGGGAGGACGACCTGTGTTAACCCAACGAGAAACGCACTTTCCTTCGTACTGTTTGGATTTGATGGTGCTGTGCTGGGATCAGCAGCCTAAAGTGCGACCTTCGGCGAGTCAGATTGTGTCGATTGCTAGTGCTCCAGAGTTTACTCATTTGGTGGATGTGATGTCGTTAAACCATGCCGGTTATACGATTGATGGAATTGCGTATCCGATTGCTGGGGTCGATGACGAGACGGTGATATCCGGTCATGAATTGTGGTTGCCGTGTTCCAACTCAAGGATCGACATTCTGCTGGGATCCATCAAGGGATGGCAGCAGTACCATCGGATTCTGTGTCCTCAGATATCAACACCGGTGAAGAATGCCAATTCCGGTGGGTATCATTCGCAGCCTGCGACTCCTCATCAAGTTCGACAAATTAAACTGACTGCGGCCTGCATCGTGGAGAAGGCAGTTTGGGTCGGTGATGCTGAAGGAAATATTTATGCTTTCAACGCTTCGGATTGTGGTCATCAGTTCTCATACGCACTTGAACCTGCCCAGCCCTGCCCGGTAGTTGCGATCGTATATTTGAAGCGATTCAACCGAGTTGCTGCTGGACTGGAGAACGGACGTTTGTTTTTGATCGACTCAACCTTGATGCCCAGTAGTTCGGTTTCGGGTGAGGGTAGCTTTGTGCTTTCGGAACTCGGTTCTGGCGAACGATTGTTCGCGGTTTGTCCGTTGTGGAAGAACGAGAACGATTGTGAGCTATGGTGCGGAGAGACCGATGGGGCAATGAATGTGTTTTCGCTGAAGAATGCTCACGTTTCTGGGCAGCATCACTTGACACACTTTCAAACGCCGCTCCCAACACGTGGCCTAACGGTCGCTTTGCTACACTCTTCGGATGACTTCATCTTTTCGTACGTAGCCCCTGGATGCATTCTGTATCAGTGGAAGTCATCTTCGAAACAGATTGAGAATCGTTTGGACTGCTCAAAGCTGGTTCCCTGTTCGGAAAGTTTAAAGAGCATTGCCATTGATGAACATCTAAGTCCCGGAAAGTGTCAGGTAGGCTTATTAAAACAACTCGAACAAGTCGAATATCAGGATTAATATTTTACTTTCGTTTTAGATCTCAGCCATGGCAGCGCTCAACAGCGAATTGTACATCGGCACCACCTGGGGTTGTATTATAATTGTAGAAAAGACTACTCTTCGACCGATAACCATATTCCGCCCGTACGAAGAAGACGTTCGGTGTATTGTCCCATTGTACGGGGGTCCACATCCGATGATCGTAACCATAGGTCGTGGCTATCGTTCGCTCATTGATCGTTACACCGATTTCACAACGGGACAGGTGACCACGCCAGGTTCCTCGATTCCGTCACAGGACAAGCGCCTTAAGGAATCGCTGCTCAAAGATCGTTCGAATAACATGCATGCCCTGGTTTGGACAGCGGAACATTGGACCCCCATTTAGAGGGTGAGACTCGGCGCCATTTTTAACTACTACCTAGCCGTTtccatttttctgtgattttcaaGCGAACAAAATGAAATAGCTTTTAAAAGAGAGCACCTTGCCAGTGATGTTTCCAGTGTTAAAAGACAAATTTTCAACCTAAATTATTATAAAGAATGTTTTCGACTGTGGATAAATCTTGTTGTGAGATTAAGCTTAAACTACGATAGGTTTTAGTGCTATAAGACAAAATACCGTACGTTGAGATCCagaaaaaatcgttatttattcATCACCAATTCCGAGCTTTGTCTTGAGATTTCTTCGAAGTCCAGGTTTTGCCAAATCAAGAGGAGTCTTTTTCTCTTTGTTCTGAACATGAATCGAGGCTCCATGTTCCACCAGCAGTAGGGCGCAGCTGTTCTGTTCATCCTCACATGCCAGATGCAGCGGAGTGTTGCCTTCGGCATTTTGAACATCTGCCTTGGCAGAATGCTCAAGGAGGTATTTGAGAATTTCCGTTCGCCCTTGGGAAGCAACTCGGTGAAGAGCTGTGTCATGCCGATTATCGGTCACGTTGACGTCAGCCCCTTCGTCCAGAAGAAACTTGGCAATCTAAGAAAAAagagataattgaaaaaaaaggacatcatttcttaaaaaatgccTCTACCTCAAAATGCCCCTTAGAACAAGCGTACTGTAACGCCGAATGTCCCTGCAGGTTCCGGTGGTTGATCACAGCTCCTTGTCCGACCAGCAATCGTACCGTGCTAAGATGCCCCCCAAGGGCAGCCAAAATAAGCGGATTGGCACCGGTATCGTCATGCGTTTCCAGCTGTTGCGGAGCCTTTTTCAGAAGCTCTTCGACCATCAATTCTCGTCCCCGAAGGGCGGCCCAGTGAAGAAGGTAACGATCGTTCTAAAAAACacgaatttcaaattattaaatctACCTCTTTTCCCACTATCCAAGCCAACAAACCGAATCCTTTTTGGTGATGAGCTCCGGTTTGGAGGAAATCATTTCCTCCAACACGTGGTAGTCCTGCTGAGCCAGGTCGTACAGGGGTATGTCCTTTTCCATTTTGTAACCAATTTTAAGGCAAAACAACCTACAATATTgtgaaaatttggttgaaatcaAGAAAACTTATCCTGCACGAAACGAAAATCGCCGGCCGATGGAATGAGTCgtcaaatttgaacttttgagtGGTTTTTTGTTTGGGGAGAGTGAGTGTCACGATTTCGGGAGAGAAAACGGGCAGCTGATTTAGCCGAGACAAAAACCACGAGGTGAAAAACTGTCATCAATGGTAAGTGAacctttgttttatttaaaaaaatgttttttttttttaatttaaaaaacgttaacaattattgtttaaaaattatttataaaaaaatctctattctgttcaaaaatacacaaattaaCATTATTCAGCATATCGACGCACATTAAATTGCTCCTATGtctctaaaatgtcctgatttttataaaaacttctcaaatgttatcgaatttgtagttaaacttTGATAAAGTCAAATTAATAGGTAATATAATAGTTAAACCCATTTAACAGATGATAATTTTCGGtccagatgatatttaaatgtgttttttatatgaactgcAGGCCGGCCAAGAAGTTCCGTGGGCATGGTAAGAGGCTCATTTATATCACTCTGATATAAATGGGTATGCCTTGTCGCGCAAGATCTTAAAATATCGAATAGTGTAAATATCACACCAGATCTTGCGAGCACGAACGGATCACTGATGAACACCAGTGAAACGGAACCTACGTGTTGGCCCCACGGCTTTAAACTAACGTCTTACCAGTGTTCAATATGGTCCGATCAGTATTGATTATTTGACCTGATATAATTATTCATACAATTTGTTcaataaagttttatatttcaggTCCTTTTTTAAGAAGTCCAGATGTGTCCCCGTACCCTAGGCTTCAAGGAGTCACGGATTAATAACTCAATGTGTTACTAGGCAAGGTAAAGGTAGTAGTATTCGcgtccccaatgctctagtaagtgtgcatttgcggtttatgaatttcgaaggcttattcttaaatcaagcattttacaagaactagaggctcattggatcAGAATGCTTTTTGGACAGTTTCCTGTTAATAATAATTCTTTCTCAGTTTCAACGTTTTTTGCAAGATTTGCCTATTGCTCGGTtaggtttgaaattcaattaaggaaGTCGAAGAAAGACGGTACGATTTGGAAAAACAGTAATAAAAAGGTAGTCCAGGAAAATAATATCGGGAATCAAAAATAGAaatgtaatttatttcaattgaaacagATTGAGGAAAGTTGCTCTGAGAAATTGTTCAGAGTTAGCGATGAGGCTTTAGAAGAACAGCATTGTCATTAGTAGTATGGTCCTGTTCGGTTAttaatcagtttattttttattctttgtgtAACGTAGAATTTTTACAAGTGCTGCCAGTGATAAACACCTTTCAATGGAGATTCGGTTTTATGGTATCCAAGTTGTTAATATAATTACATATTTGGAAATATCTTTTATTAGCCAATCTATGCTAATCTCTAGCGAAAACAATCATAGGCTCAAAGTTCTTGAatcgagtaaggttaggtgacagGTAGGGTCCAACATAATACtattcactgtgacaacaaacctcagccctacagtggctactatttgttgctcactccACAcaacacaatactactcactgtgacaacaaacctcagccctacaaaggctactatttgttgttCACATAACACAATGCTATTCAttgtgacaacaaacctcagccctacaaaggctactatttgttgctcacttcacatgacacaatactactcactgtgaaaACAAAACTCGGCCTTACAAAGGCTCACTTCACACGACACAATAATACTATCACGACAAACCTCAGCCCTCTaaagctactatttgttgctcacttcacatgacacagtgTTACACATTATTCAACCGATATAAAATACCCTCGCTCGCAATACAGCTCATTGGCAAGCCCAGCCCTGGTTCGCCAGGGTTTGACTTGTCAGAGAGCAACCGGAGTTTAAATGAGACACATTCTTAATCCGCCCGGTGTAT is a window encoding:
- the LOC129741196 gene encoding leucine-rich repeat serine/threonine-protein kinase 1 isoform X5 yields the protein MSWNFREIPKSGAERALDACDYFVDEVIEPWKIPDTREQIRSQKHKNLREAVTSSDETLVQLLLDSIGPEREIIVNMAPGGANTLLFIAAQNGSERIVQLLLDAGADGRAHAVTRYSPLYTAVHNGHTKVAGMLLQRFGELVQQLTVEKWLPFHAACINGHCSVVELLINHSYPEELLSSYRDPSGELEWRLAFDPNTQDVTGQTALYVSCLLGNRQLVELLLNWKVKAVRHSLTDEGGGDTALRQHMNDPTAPSSNPLSPANRRISFGIQSIMSRLSLGRDHGDDRDENVELRCPLDLNILCGAARETALLAAVRGGFIDVVTLLLQNGADPNVVARAVEDQNDPKASDEIYGFSNIPLAEATRQKSLAMVDLLLKYGAKDDQSAALSIAIQNSDEQIVCRLLSIKAHADPDYKINKKVFAQEAEYSTFPLVGSFTYSSLFPSTATMVNWHSNNCRLSTVKMSWLSEAVLQCNPKLKGHPRCNQLALGALTRIDISHNCLTHLPPEIFSLGSLRYLNAAQNKIERIPLPEDIDPDFHYHSQKRRPSKSAVLEYLCPVLEELYLQDNRLENVPSRLFLLPSLTILDVSNNKLQDLPFELWKSPKLKELNVAFNFLKDLPSLPNITEMAGEAIEPPSPVTEACLYHAYSYEDGHDSLTRNRHVASLEIVKHHIWSKSLEVTDQELRLPDSKNDNTVSQLSSLNLANNLFTSIPLALPCLAVNLTRLNMSYNSLRSMGHVTSYPASLKQLDLGHNEISCWPSLPRIAASDPHLMCYNPQEPKKNGSKNSVTSSGSVGSTPYTNEVTVVKSSTSSSNITSLRTAVLKSVCVHRRHLRLESLRTLVLADNSLNRIQLSTDDVTTLGESEDAEWSLIGVAKSRLIFPNLSMLDISNNSLKEIPPSIHELTNLSVLNISGNMDVTELPPHMGLLSRLWNLNTRGCSLQDPLRSMIDSKKYKTMDIIGYLKSVYEDARPYARMKLMVVGVQGIGKTSLLDHLRNEGPTRNKKQVDHWAKRMGHKNINTKTSRGINMSTVGVDIGDWVCEKKIRGHSSHGPVVFRTWDFGGQKEYYATHQYFLSKRSLYLVLWRIIDGRKGLAEVLQWLGNIQARAPNSPVIIVGTHYDAVGETLPAKKAEELQQIIRDRFIAVSDAEKIGLPRVLDSIEVSCKTGHNIKLLANLVYDTAFSLRPPGCKEPLLYQRVPASYLALEDVVSTIASSLRQFGADPVLDAERYRQMVTQEMHLRGFKGFRDWSELNQATMFLHDNGVLLHYDDATLRDLYFLDPQWLCDMLAHVVTVREINPFARTGVMKIDDLQHVFKSSCLGTNDNRSYIVSLLNKFEVALSWDARTLLIPSLLPLEEDCTAERAVTVKIATRSKGWVMRSRHNPINTSFPLYEPASSEPQTPVLNNACDIQTLPRQEQSISRLLLMSYFPSGFWSRLITRVLADDQVVEAIRSLYPLPKEFASDPDINQLLNLSSHWAVWQTGLALYYGSTLVFKMREISVTCPTCPYRNPMNRFKLKQDGVWCDIDLTSTSILEIFFPFNALKVRKLDEMGAELSSFEIEASVQCVTQLLALSVDHIDLLLEDWYPTLGTRFVHTSEGRFLVTRLVPCPKCLRDCEERHVPNFPSQVKPNNAGMQGGQRPTLHKRLSVDRRSEFGEPSGLNELPGILNDLVQTRKSQDSVGWSDCDSGVGQESADSSRATSIEGHPLVNAGDMPGPPSYSWMVEECILAAYDKKSVDCPIHGEIELSRITPDVNFMDLSESYLIRSENITRGPLLGRGAFGFVFKATCKTRGSRAVIPVAMKMLQPVAPGPRARQSAIIAYKAALGKWERDPLQHSCKAYCTARQELAVLLTLRHPNIVPLIGVCTQPLALVLDLAPKGALDAVLRHFRRSGARIGSYCFQSLVLQAAKAMEYLHRRRVIYRDLKAENILVWEFPEPHADDHPTNAVHIKVADYGISRITLPSGSKGFGGTEGFMAPEIMRHNGEEEYTEKVDCFSFGMFLYELIALRQPFEGHEAVKECILEGGRPVLTQRETHFPSYCLDLMVLCWDQQPKVRPSASQIVSIASAPEFTHLVDVMSLNHAGYTIDGIAYPIAGVDDETVISGHELWLPCSNSRIDILLGSIKGWQQYHRILCPQISTPVKNANSGGYHSQPATPHQVRQIKLTAACIVEKAVWVGDAEGNIYAFNASDCGHQFSYALEPAQPCPVVAIVYLKRFNRVAAGLENGRLFLIDSTLMPSSSVSGEGSFVLSELGSGERLFAVCPLWKNENDCELWCGETDGAMNVFSLKNAHVSGQHHLTHFQTPLPTRGLTVALLHSSDDFIFSYVAPGCILYQWKSSSKQIENRLDCSKLVPCSESLKSIAIDEHLSPGKCQISAMAALNSELYIGTTWGCIIIVEKTTLRPITIFRPYEEDVRCIVPLYGGPHPMIVTIGRGYRSLIDRYTDFTTGQVTTPGSSIPSQDKRLKESLLKDRSNNMHALVWTAEHWTPI